One genomic window of Euleptes europaea isolate rEulEur1 chromosome 8, rEulEur1.hap1, whole genome shotgun sequence includes the following:
- the ARC gene encoding activity-regulated cytoskeleton-associated protein → MQLDNVNLGNLNSFQGHRGVANKPNVILQIGKCRAEMLDHVRRTHRHLLTEVSKQVERELKGLQKSVGKLENNLEDQVPSAAENQRWKKSIKACLSRCQETIVHLERWVKREMNVWKEVFFRLEKWADRLESGGGKYCHGDNARQTVSVGVGGPEMRPTEGEIYDYALDMSQMYALTPPPAGDVPVVPHPHDTYEWITVPEDTPPSPVETQIFEDPREFLTHLEDYLKQVGGTEEYWLSQIQNHMNGPAKKWWEYKQDSVKNWLEFKKEFLQYSEGTLTRDTIKQELDLPQKEGEPLDQFLWRKRDLYQTLYVEAEEEEVIQYVVGTLQPKLKRFLSHPFPKTLEQLIQRGKEVEGNLDNSEEPSPQRTPEHQLGDSIESLPPSSTVSPNSDGTQPEMSPLPATVI, encoded by the coding sequence ATGCAGTTGGATAACGTCAACCTGGGGAACCTTAACTCTTTCCAGGGCCACCGTGGAGTGGCCAACAAGCCCAACGTCATCCTCCAGATAGGGAAGTGCAGGGCTGAGATGTTAGACCACGTCAGGAGAACCCACCGACACCTCCTGACCGAGGTGTCCAAACAGGTGGAGCGGGAGCTGAAAGGCTTGCAGAAATCAGTGGGGAAACTTGAGAACAACCTCGAGGATCAAGTCCCCTCGGCGGCTGAGAACCAGAGGTGGAAGAAATCCATCAAGGCCTGCCTGTCGAGATGCCAGGAGACCATTGTTCACCTGGAGAGGTGGGTCAAGAGGGAAATGAATGTCTGGAAGGAAGTGTTTTTCCGCCTGGAGAAATGGGCTGACCGGCTGGAgtctggaggggggaaatactGCCACGGGGACAATGCCAGGCAGACGGTCTCTGTTGGGGTAGGAGGCCCAGAGATGAGGCCCACTGAAGGGGAGATTTATGATTATGCGCTAGACATGAGCCAGATGTATGCCCtgactcctcctcctgctggaGATGTCCCTGTTGTGCCTCACCCTCATGACACCTATGAGTGGATCACTGTCCCAGAggataccccaccctccccggtgGAGACCCAGATTTTTGAGGACCCAAGAGAGTTCCTGACTCACTTGGAGGACTACTTGAAACAGGTTGGTGGGACTGAGGAGTACTGGCTCTCTCAGATCCAAAACCACATGAACGGCCCGGCCAAAAAATGGTGGGAGTACAAACAGGACTCTGTCAAGAACTGGCTAGAGTTCAAGAAAGAGTTCCTGCAGTATAGCGAGGGCACCCTGACCAGGGACACCATCAAACAAGAGCTGGATCTACCCCAGAAAGAAGGAGAGCCcttagatcagttcctctggcggAAGAGGGACCTGTATCAGACCCTCTATGTTgaagccgaggaggaggaggttatcCAGTATGTAGTTGGGACCCTCCAACCTAAACTGAAGCGCTTCCTGAGCCACCCTTTCCCCAAAACTTTAGAGCAGCTGATCCAGAGAGGCAAGGAAGTTGAGGGCAACTTAGACAATTCGGAAGAGCCCAGTCCGCAGAGGACTCCCGAACACCAGCTAGGGGACTCCATAGAGAGCTTGCCTCCTTCCTCTACCGTTAGCCCTAACAGTGATGGGACCCAGCCAGAAATGTCTCCTCTGCCAGCCACTGTGATATGA